The following are encoded in a window of Impatiens glandulifera chromosome 5, dImpGla2.1, whole genome shotgun sequence genomic DNA:
- the LOC124938800 gene encoding E3 ubiquitin-protein ligase CCNB1IP1 homolog isoform X5: MRCNVCWRELEGRAVSTSCGHILCTEDASKILSTDAACPICEQVLSKSLMKPVDINPNDEWVNMAMAGISPQILMKSAYKSVMFYNGQMELEMQFKMNRIVAQCKQKCEMMQEKFTEKLEQVHTAYQKMVKKCQMMEKEIESLSKDKQELQEKFSEKSRQKRKLDEMYDQLRSEYETTKRSAIQPVSNFYRTETDLFESPANMISNREHVRKGPKEDIWPAERQTSSKSGTLEIAGGSPMKSTAGVVEPGNRNTRTTGWPGFGAGDGHDSNHQSGTLRNLILSPLKRPQLSRNRPQLFT; encoded by the exons ATGAGGTGTAATGTATGCTGGAGAGAACTAGAAGGACGAGCTGTTTCAACCTCCTGCGGTCACATTTTAT GCACTGAAGATGCCAGTAAGATCCTCAGTACTGATGCAGCCTGCCCAATCTGTGAACAAGTGCTCTCCAAAAG TCTTATGAAACCTGTGGATATCAATCCAAACGATGAATGGGTGAAT ATGGCTATGGCTGGGATATCTCCGCAAATAT TGATGAAGAGTGCATACAAGAGCGTGATGTTCTATAACGGGCAAATGGAACTAGAGATGCAATTCAAAATGAACAGGATAGTGGCTCAGTGCAAGCAGAAATGTGAGATGATGCAAGAAAAGTTCACTGAAAAACTGGAACAGGTGCATACTGCTTATCAGAAAATGGTCAAGAAGTGCCAGATGAtggaaaaagaaattgaaagctTATCCAAAGATAAGCAAGAGCTCCAAGAGAAATTCTCTGAGAAATCCAG GCAAAAGAGAAAACTTGATGAGATGTATGATCAACTAAGAAGTGAATATGAAACAACGAAACGTTCTGCTATCCAGCCTGTGAGCAATTTCTATAGAACTGAGACTGATCTATTTGAAAGTCCAGCTAATATGATTTCCAATAGAGAACATGTTAGAAAAG GACCTAAAGAGGACATATGGCCAGCAGAAAGACAGACCAGCTCAAAATCTGGGACCCTTGAAATTGCTGGTGGTTCACCCATGAAATCAACTGCAGGCGTAGTTGAGCCTGGAAACAGAAACACGAGAACTACAGGTTGGCCCGGTTTTGGAGCTGGAGATGGACATGATAGTAATCATCAATCAGGGACTTTGAGGAACCTGATTCTTTCGCCATTGAAAAGGCCTCAGCTCTCGCGTAACCGCCCTCAGCTTTTCACGTAA
- the LOC124938800 gene encoding E3 ubiquitin-protein ligase CCNB1IP1 homolog isoform X6 produces MLKGTEDASKILSTDAACPICEQVLSKSLMKPVDINPNDEWVNMAMAGISPQILMKSAYKSVMFYNGQMELEMQFKMNRIVAQCKQKCEMMQEKFTEKLEQVHTAYQKMVKKCQMMEKEIESLSKDKQELQEKFSEKSRQKRKLDEMYDQLRSEYETTKRSAIQPVSNFYRTETDLFESPANMISNREHVRKDWSVFTPETPGPKEDIWPAERQTSSKSGTLEIAGGSPMKSTAGVVEPGNRNTRTTGWPGFGAGDGHDSNHQSGTLRNLILSPLKRPQLSRNRPQLFTL; encoded by the exons ATGTTAAAAGGCACTGAAGATGCCAGTAAGATCCTCAGTACTGATGCAGCCTGCCCAATCTGTGAACAAGTGCTCTCCAAAAG TCTTATGAAACCTGTGGATATCAATCCAAACGATGAATGGGTGAAT ATGGCTATGGCTGGGATATCTCCGCAAATAT TGATGAAGAGTGCATACAAGAGCGTGATGTTCTATAACGGGCAAATGGAACTAGAGATGCAATTCAAAATGAACAGGATAGTGGCTCAGTGCAAGCAGAAATGTGAGATGATGCAAGAAAAGTTCACTGAAAAACTGGAACAGGTGCATACTGCTTATCAGAAAATGGTCAAGAAGTGCCAGATGAtggaaaaagaaattgaaagctTATCCAAAGATAAGCAAGAGCTCCAAGAGAAATTCTCTGAGAAATCCAG GCAAAAGAGAAAACTTGATGAGATGTATGATCAACTAAGAAGTGAATATGAAACAACGAAACGTTCTGCTATCCAGCCTGTGAGCAATTTCTATAGAACTGAGACTGATCTATTTGAAAGTCCAGCTAATATGATTTCCAATAGAGAACATGTTAGAAAAG ATTGGTCAGTTTTCACTCCTGAAACTCCAGGACCTAAAGAGGACATATGGCCAGCAGAAAGACAGACCAGCTCAAAATCTGGGACCCTTGAAATTGCTGGTGGTTCACCCATGAAATCAACTGCAGGCGTAGTTGAGCCTGGAAACAGAAACACGAGAACTACAGGTTGGCCCGGTTTTGGAGCTGGAGATGGACATGATAGTAATCATCAATCAGGGACTTTGAGGAACCTGATTCTTTCGCCATTGAAAAGGCCTCAGCTCTCGCGTAACCGCCCTCAGCTTTTCAC TCTGTAG
- the LOC124938800 gene encoding E3 ubiquitin-protein ligase CCNB1IP1 homolog isoform X4 — translation MRCNVCWRELEGRAVSTSCGHILCTEDASKILSTDAACPICEQVLSKSLMKPVDINPNDEWVNMAMAGISPQILMKSAYKSVMFYNGQMELEMQFKMNRIVAQCKQKCEMMQEKFTEKLEQVHTAYQKMVKKCQMMEKEIESLSKDKQELQEKFSEKSRQKRKLDEMYDQLRSEYETTKRSAIQPVSNFYRTETDLFESPANMISNREHVRKGPKEDIWPAERQTSSKSGTLEIAGGSPMKSTAGVVEPGNRNTRTTGWPGFGAGDGHDSNHQSGTLRNLILSPLKRPQLSRNRPQLFTL, via the exons ATGAGGTGTAATGTATGCTGGAGAGAACTAGAAGGACGAGCTGTTTCAACCTCCTGCGGTCACATTTTAT GCACTGAAGATGCCAGTAAGATCCTCAGTACTGATGCAGCCTGCCCAATCTGTGAACAAGTGCTCTCCAAAAG TCTTATGAAACCTGTGGATATCAATCCAAACGATGAATGGGTGAAT ATGGCTATGGCTGGGATATCTCCGCAAATAT TGATGAAGAGTGCATACAAGAGCGTGATGTTCTATAACGGGCAAATGGAACTAGAGATGCAATTCAAAATGAACAGGATAGTGGCTCAGTGCAAGCAGAAATGTGAGATGATGCAAGAAAAGTTCACTGAAAAACTGGAACAGGTGCATACTGCTTATCAGAAAATGGTCAAGAAGTGCCAGATGAtggaaaaagaaattgaaagctTATCCAAAGATAAGCAAGAGCTCCAAGAGAAATTCTCTGAGAAATCCAG GCAAAAGAGAAAACTTGATGAGATGTATGATCAACTAAGAAGTGAATATGAAACAACGAAACGTTCTGCTATCCAGCCTGTGAGCAATTTCTATAGAACTGAGACTGATCTATTTGAAAGTCCAGCTAATATGATTTCCAATAGAGAACATGTTAGAAAAG GACCTAAAGAGGACATATGGCCAGCAGAAAGACAGACCAGCTCAAAATCTGGGACCCTTGAAATTGCTGGTGGTTCACCCATGAAATCAACTGCAGGCGTAGTTGAGCCTGGAAACAGAAACACGAGAACTACAGGTTGGCCCGGTTTTGGAGCTGGAGATGGACATGATAGTAATCATCAATCAGGGACTTTGAGGAACCTGATTCTTTCGCCATTGAAAAGGCCTCAGCTCTCGCGTAACCGCCCTCAGCTTTTCAC TCTGTAG
- the LOC124938800 gene encoding E3 ubiquitin-protein ligase CCNB1IP1 homolog isoform X1: MRCNVCWRELEGRAVSTSCGHILCTEDASKILSTDAACPICEQVLSKSLMKPVDINPNDEWVNMAMAGISPQILMKSAYKSVMFYNGQMELEMQFKMNRIVAQCKQKCEMMQEKFTEKLEQVHTAYQKMVKKCQMMEKEIESLSKDKQELQEKFSEKSRQKRKLDEMYDQLRSEYETTKRSAIQPVSNFYRTETDLFESPANMISNREHVRKDWSVFTPETPGPKEDIWPAERQTSSKSGTLEIAGGSPMKSTAGVVEPGNRNTRTTGWPGFGAGDGHDSNHQSGTLRNLILSPLKRPQLSRNRPQLFTL; the protein is encoded by the exons ATGAGGTGTAATGTATGCTGGAGAGAACTAGAAGGACGAGCTGTTTCAACCTCCTGCGGTCACATTTTAT GCACTGAAGATGCCAGTAAGATCCTCAGTACTGATGCAGCCTGCCCAATCTGTGAACAAGTGCTCTCCAAAAG TCTTATGAAACCTGTGGATATCAATCCAAACGATGAATGGGTGAAT ATGGCTATGGCTGGGATATCTCCGCAAATAT TGATGAAGAGTGCATACAAGAGCGTGATGTTCTATAACGGGCAAATGGAACTAGAGATGCAATTCAAAATGAACAGGATAGTGGCTCAGTGCAAGCAGAAATGTGAGATGATGCAAGAAAAGTTCACTGAAAAACTGGAACAGGTGCATACTGCTTATCAGAAAATGGTCAAGAAGTGCCAGATGAtggaaaaagaaattgaaagctTATCCAAAGATAAGCAAGAGCTCCAAGAGAAATTCTCTGAGAAATCCAG GCAAAAGAGAAAACTTGATGAGATGTATGATCAACTAAGAAGTGAATATGAAACAACGAAACGTTCTGCTATCCAGCCTGTGAGCAATTTCTATAGAACTGAGACTGATCTATTTGAAAGTCCAGCTAATATGATTTCCAATAGAGAACATGTTAGAAAAG ATTGGTCAGTTTTCACTCCTGAAACTCCAGGACCTAAAGAGGACATATGGCCAGCAGAAAGACAGACCAGCTCAAAATCTGGGACCCTTGAAATTGCTGGTGGTTCACCCATGAAATCAACTGCAGGCGTAGTTGAGCCTGGAAACAGAAACACGAGAACTACAGGTTGGCCCGGTTTTGGAGCTGGAGATGGACATGATAGTAATCATCAATCAGGGACTTTGAGGAACCTGATTCTTTCGCCATTGAAAAGGCCTCAGCTCTCGCGTAACCGCCCTCAGCTTTTCAC TCTGTAG
- the LOC124938800 gene encoding E3 ubiquitin-protein ligase CCNB1IP1 homolog isoform X2, translating to MRCNVCWRELEGRAVSTSCGHILCTEDASKILSTDAACPICEQVLSKSLMKPVDINPNDEWVNMAMAGISPQILMKSAYKSVMFYNGQMELEMQFKMNRIVAQCKQKCEMMQEKFTEKLEQVHTAYQKMVKKCQMMEKEIESLSKDKQELQEKFSEKSRQKRKLDEMYDQLRSEYETTKRSAIQPVSNFYRTETDLFESPANMISNREHVRKDWSVFTPETPGPKEDIWPAERQTSSKSGTLEIAGGSPMKSTAGVVEPGNRNTRTTGWPGFGAGDGHDSNHQSGTLRNLILSPLKRPQLSRNRPQLFT from the exons ATGAGGTGTAATGTATGCTGGAGAGAACTAGAAGGACGAGCTGTTTCAACCTCCTGCGGTCACATTTTAT GCACTGAAGATGCCAGTAAGATCCTCAGTACTGATGCAGCCTGCCCAATCTGTGAACAAGTGCTCTCCAAAAG TCTTATGAAACCTGTGGATATCAATCCAAACGATGAATGGGTGAAT ATGGCTATGGCTGGGATATCTCCGCAAATAT TGATGAAGAGTGCATACAAGAGCGTGATGTTCTATAACGGGCAAATGGAACTAGAGATGCAATTCAAAATGAACAGGATAGTGGCTCAGTGCAAGCAGAAATGTGAGATGATGCAAGAAAAGTTCACTGAAAAACTGGAACAGGTGCATACTGCTTATCAGAAAATGGTCAAGAAGTGCCAGATGAtggaaaaagaaattgaaagctTATCCAAAGATAAGCAAGAGCTCCAAGAGAAATTCTCTGAGAAATCCAG GCAAAAGAGAAAACTTGATGAGATGTATGATCAACTAAGAAGTGAATATGAAACAACGAAACGTTCTGCTATCCAGCCTGTGAGCAATTTCTATAGAACTGAGACTGATCTATTTGAAAGTCCAGCTAATATGATTTCCAATAGAGAACATGTTAGAAAAG ATTGGTCAGTTTTCACTCCTGAAACTCCAGGACCTAAAGAGGACATATGGCCAGCAGAAAGACAGACCAGCTCAAAATCTGGGACCCTTGAAATTGCTGGTGGTTCACCCATGAAATCAACTGCAGGCGTAGTTGAGCCTGGAAACAGAAACACGAGAACTACAGGTTGGCCCGGTTTTGGAGCTGGAGATGGACATGATAGTAATCATCAATCAGGGACTTTGAGGAACCTGATTCTTTCGCCATTGAAAAGGCCTCAGCTCTCGCGTAACCGCCCTCAGCTTTTCACGTAA
- the LOC124938800 gene encoding E3 ubiquitin-protein ligase CCNB1IP1 homolog isoform X3, giving the protein MRCNVCWRELEGRAVSTSCGHILCTEDASKILSTDAACPICEQVLSKSLMKPVDINPNDEWVNMAMAGISPQILMKSAYKSVMFYNGQMELEMQFKMNRIVAQCKQKCEMMQEKFTEKLEQVHTAYQKMVKKCQMMEKEIESLSKDKQELQEKFSEKSRQKRKLDEMYDQLRSEYETTKRSAIQPVSNFYRTETDLFESPANMISNREHVRKVFTPETPGPKEDIWPAERQTSSKSGTLEIAGGSPMKSTAGVVEPGNRNTRTTGWPGFGAGDGHDSNHQSGTLRNLILSPLKRPQLSRNRPQLFTL; this is encoded by the exons ATGAGGTGTAATGTATGCTGGAGAGAACTAGAAGGACGAGCTGTTTCAACCTCCTGCGGTCACATTTTAT GCACTGAAGATGCCAGTAAGATCCTCAGTACTGATGCAGCCTGCCCAATCTGTGAACAAGTGCTCTCCAAAAG TCTTATGAAACCTGTGGATATCAATCCAAACGATGAATGGGTGAAT ATGGCTATGGCTGGGATATCTCCGCAAATAT TGATGAAGAGTGCATACAAGAGCGTGATGTTCTATAACGGGCAAATGGAACTAGAGATGCAATTCAAAATGAACAGGATAGTGGCTCAGTGCAAGCAGAAATGTGAGATGATGCAAGAAAAGTTCACTGAAAAACTGGAACAGGTGCATACTGCTTATCAGAAAATGGTCAAGAAGTGCCAGATGAtggaaaaagaaattgaaagctTATCCAAAGATAAGCAAGAGCTCCAAGAGAAATTCTCTGAGAAATCCAG GCAAAAGAGAAAACTTGATGAGATGTATGATCAACTAAGAAGTGAATATGAAACAACGAAACGTTCTGCTATCCAGCCTGTGAGCAATTTCTATAGAACTGAGACTGATCTATTTGAAAGTCCAGCTAATATGATTTCCAATAGAGAACATGTTAGAAAAG TTTTCACTCCTGAAACTCCAGGACCTAAAGAGGACATATGGCCAGCAGAAAGACAGACCAGCTCAAAATCTGGGACCCTTGAAATTGCTGGTGGTTCACCCATGAAATCAACTGCAGGCGTAGTTGAGCCTGGAAACAGAAACACGAGAACTACAGGTTGGCCCGGTTTTGGAGCTGGAGATGGACATGATAGTAATCATCAATCAGGGACTTTGAGGAACCTGATTCTTTCGCCATTGAAAAGGCCTCAGCTCTCGCGTAACCGCCCTCAGCTTTTCAC TCTGTAG
- the LOC124937874 gene encoding zinc finger BED domain-containing protein RICESLEEPER 1-like isoform X1: MEVATETPLKKSKRLTSVVWNHFERVRKADTCYAVCLHCKKKLSGSSNSGTTHLRNHLVRCLKRSNFDVSQILSAKRKKKDTALTLTETNYDEDQKQVEIISPGNFKVKQDPKREESANHGGMNLGNIKFDQDRSRMDIARMVMLHGYPLEMVEHVGFQIFVKNLHPLIEIANGTIALDCVTIYGKEKQKVYELLHNLQGRVNIAVDMWDSLENAGCLGLTACYIDEDWRMQKKILNFITLDTSHTYDMLSEVIIKCLMDWDIDRMLFSMTFDNFSSYDDTAVKIKDWLSQNKPLLKDGQFFDIRCGTHVLRSMVQDAFEAIHLITDKIRESIRFVKCSQANQEKFNEVAKEVGIDTTKKHMFVDCPVQWNSTYNMLETALEYKKVFSALKEQEPGYTMGLTDEEWEWATTITGYIKLFVEVINVFKSNNPLTANICFPEICDVHIHLMEWCRSSYEFTRSLALKMKAKFDKYWNKCSLPLAVAVILDPRFKMKLVEYCYPQIYGENASNSIKEVSNGIRGLFSEYCICTNSIDQDQTKAGSSSSGASNGCRDRLRGFDKYLHETSQSQSISSDLDKYLEEPVFPRNYDFNILNWWRVHTPRYPILSMMARDILGIPVSTFSHELAFSSGGKMLDPQRSSLNPDIREALVCGQDWLRTETEVTENSTTFIHNAIPIAMEQS; the protein is encoded by the exons ATGGAAGTAGCAACCGAGACACCTCTGAAGAAATCAAAGAGGCTTACCTCTGTTGTGTGGAATCACTTTGAAAGAGTTAGAAAGGCTGATACTTGTTATGCGGTATGTTTGCATTGTAAAAAGAAACTCAGTGGGTCAAGCAACAGCGGGACTACCCATTTGAGAAATCATTTGGTTCGATGTCTCAAAAGGTCCAACTTCGATGTTTCTCAAATACTTTCAGCGAAAAGGAAGAAAAAGGACACTGCCCTTACCCTCACAGAGACTAACTATGATGAAGACCAAAAACAAGTTGAAATTATCTCTCCAGGAAATTTTAAGGTTAAGCAGGATCCCAAAAGAGAGGAGTCCGCCAACCATGGAGGCATGAATCTCGGAAACATCAAGTTTGATCAAGATCGTAGTAGGATGGATATTGCTCGTATGGTCATGTTACATGGCTATCCATTGGAAATGGTTGAGCATGTCggttttcaaatatttgtcaaGAACCTTCATCCCTTAATCGAAATTGCCAATGGGACAATTGCACTTGATTGTGTGACTATCTATGGGAAAGAGAAGCAAAAGGTTTATGAACTCCTTCATAATCTCCAGGGTAGAGTTAACATTGCGGTTGATATGTGGGATTCGCTCGAGAACGCAGGTTGCTTAGGTCTGACGGCATGCTACATTGATGAGGATTGGAGAATGCAGAAAAAGATTCTCAATTTCATAACCCTAGACACTTCTCACACATATGACATGCTTTCGGAAGTCATTATTAAGTGTTTGATGGATTGGGATATCGATAGGATGCTGTTCTCAATGACTTTCGACAATTTCTCTTCCTACGACGATACTGCTGTCAAAATCAAAGACTGGCTATCTCAAAACAAGCCCCTGTTAAAAGATGGCCAGTTCTTCGATATTCGATGTGGCACACACGTTCTAAGGTCTATGGTTCAGGATGCTTTTGAAGCGATTCATTTGATAACCGATAAGATTCGGGAAAGCATTAGGTTTGTGAAATGCTCTCAAGCGAATCAAGAGAAGTTTAATGAAGTCGCTAAAGAAGTCGGAATCGATACCACGAAGAAGCACATGTTCGTCGACTGCCCAGTTCAATGGAATTCAACCTACAACATGCTCGAAACCGCTTTAGAATACAAGAAAGTGTTTTCTGCCCTGAAAGAACAAGAACCGGGCTATACTATGGGTTTAACTGATGAAGAGTGGGAATGGGCGACTACAATCACCGGCTATATCAAACTCTTTGTTGAAGTAATTAACGTCTTCAAAAGTAATAATCCTCTGACAGCGAATATATGCTTTCCCGAAATATGCGACGTTCACATTCATCTGATGGAATGGTGCAGGAGCTCCTATGAATTCACCCGTTCCTTAGCCTTAAAAATGAAAGCCAAATTCGACAAGTACTGGAATAAGTGCAGTTTGCCTCTGGCGGTTGCGGTTATCTTGGACCCCCGATTCAAAATGAAGCTGGTGGAATATTGTTATCCACAGATTTATGGGGAGAATGCTTCCAACAGTATAAAAGAGGTCTCTAATGGAATAAGGGGTTTGTTCAGCGAATACTGTATATGTACGAATTCAATCGATCAAGACCAGACGAAGGCTGGGAGTAGTTCATCGGGTGCTAGCAATGGTTGTAGAGATAGGTTAAGGGGCTTTGACAAGTATCTTCATGAAACTTCGCAAAGTCAAAGCATATCGTCTGATCTGGATAAGTACCTGGAAGAACCTGTCTTTCCTCGTAATTACGATTTCAATATACTGAACTGGTGGAGGGTTCATACGCCTAGATACCCTATTCTGTCTATGATGGCACGCGATATATTGGGGATTCCTGTGTCGACTTTCTCACATGAATTGGCGTTTAGTTCTGGAGGGAAAATGCTTGACCCTCAAAGAAGTTCACTTAACCCTGATATTCGAGAAGCTTTGGTTTGTGGGCAAGACTGGTTGCGAACAGAAACAGAAG TTACAGAGAATAGCACAACTTTCATCCATAATGCTATTCCTATTGCCATGGAGCAGAGCTGA
- the LOC124937874 gene encoding zinc finger BED domain-containing protein RICESLEEPER 2-like isoform X2 translates to MEVATETPLKKSKRLTSVVWNHFERVRKADTCYAVCLHCKKKLSGSSNSGTTHLRNHLVRCLKRSNFDVSQILSAKRKKKDTALTLTETNYDEDQKQVEIISPGNFKVKQDPKREESANHGGMNLGNIKFDQDRSRMDIARMVMLHGYPLEMVEHVGFQIFVKNLHPLIEIANGTIALDCVTIYGKEKQKVYELLHNLQGRVNIAVDMWDSLENAGCLGLTACYIDEDWRMQKKILNFITLDTSHTYDMLSEVIIKCLMDWDIDRMLFSMTFDNFSSYDDTAVKIKDWLSQNKPLLKDGQFFDIRCGTHVLRSMVQDAFEAIHLITDKIRESIRFVKCSQANQEKFNEVAKEVGIDTTKKHMFVDCPVQWNSTYNMLETALEYKKVFSALKEQEPGYTMGLTDEEWEWATTITGYIKLFVEVINVFKSNNPLTANICFPEICDVHIHLMEWCRSSYEFTRSLALKMKAKFDKYWNKCSLPLAVAVILDPRFKMKLVEYCYPQIYGENASNSIKEVSNGIRGLFSEYCICTNSIDQDQTKAGSSSSGASNGCRDRLRGFDKYLHETSQSQSISSDLDKYLEEPVFPRNYDFNILNWWRVHTPRYPILSMMARDILGIPVSTFSHELAFSSGGKMLDPQRSSLNPDIREALVCGQDWLRTETEENSTTFIHNAIPIAMEQS, encoded by the exons ATGGAAGTAGCAACCGAGACACCTCTGAAGAAATCAAAGAGGCTTACCTCTGTTGTGTGGAATCACTTTGAAAGAGTTAGAAAGGCTGATACTTGTTATGCGGTATGTTTGCATTGTAAAAAGAAACTCAGTGGGTCAAGCAACAGCGGGACTACCCATTTGAGAAATCATTTGGTTCGATGTCTCAAAAGGTCCAACTTCGATGTTTCTCAAATACTTTCAGCGAAAAGGAAGAAAAAGGACACTGCCCTTACCCTCACAGAGACTAACTATGATGAAGACCAAAAACAAGTTGAAATTATCTCTCCAGGAAATTTTAAGGTTAAGCAGGATCCCAAAAGAGAGGAGTCCGCCAACCATGGAGGCATGAATCTCGGAAACATCAAGTTTGATCAAGATCGTAGTAGGATGGATATTGCTCGTATGGTCATGTTACATGGCTATCCATTGGAAATGGTTGAGCATGTCggttttcaaatatttgtcaaGAACCTTCATCCCTTAATCGAAATTGCCAATGGGACAATTGCACTTGATTGTGTGACTATCTATGGGAAAGAGAAGCAAAAGGTTTATGAACTCCTTCATAATCTCCAGGGTAGAGTTAACATTGCGGTTGATATGTGGGATTCGCTCGAGAACGCAGGTTGCTTAGGTCTGACGGCATGCTACATTGATGAGGATTGGAGAATGCAGAAAAAGATTCTCAATTTCATAACCCTAGACACTTCTCACACATATGACATGCTTTCGGAAGTCATTATTAAGTGTTTGATGGATTGGGATATCGATAGGATGCTGTTCTCAATGACTTTCGACAATTTCTCTTCCTACGACGATACTGCTGTCAAAATCAAAGACTGGCTATCTCAAAACAAGCCCCTGTTAAAAGATGGCCAGTTCTTCGATATTCGATGTGGCACACACGTTCTAAGGTCTATGGTTCAGGATGCTTTTGAAGCGATTCATTTGATAACCGATAAGATTCGGGAAAGCATTAGGTTTGTGAAATGCTCTCAAGCGAATCAAGAGAAGTTTAATGAAGTCGCTAAAGAAGTCGGAATCGATACCACGAAGAAGCACATGTTCGTCGACTGCCCAGTTCAATGGAATTCAACCTACAACATGCTCGAAACCGCTTTAGAATACAAGAAAGTGTTTTCTGCCCTGAAAGAACAAGAACCGGGCTATACTATGGGTTTAACTGATGAAGAGTGGGAATGGGCGACTACAATCACCGGCTATATCAAACTCTTTGTTGAAGTAATTAACGTCTTCAAAAGTAATAATCCTCTGACAGCGAATATATGCTTTCCCGAAATATGCGACGTTCACATTCATCTGATGGAATGGTGCAGGAGCTCCTATGAATTCACCCGTTCCTTAGCCTTAAAAATGAAAGCCAAATTCGACAAGTACTGGAATAAGTGCAGTTTGCCTCTGGCGGTTGCGGTTATCTTGGACCCCCGATTCAAAATGAAGCTGGTGGAATATTGTTATCCACAGATTTATGGGGAGAATGCTTCCAACAGTATAAAAGAGGTCTCTAATGGAATAAGGGGTTTGTTCAGCGAATACTGTATATGTACGAATTCAATCGATCAAGACCAGACGAAGGCTGGGAGTAGTTCATCGGGTGCTAGCAATGGTTGTAGAGATAGGTTAAGGGGCTTTGACAAGTATCTTCATGAAACTTCGCAAAGTCAAAGCATATCGTCTGATCTGGATAAGTACCTGGAAGAACCTGTCTTTCCTCGTAATTACGATTTCAATATACTGAACTGGTGGAGGGTTCATACGCCTAGATACCCTATTCTGTCTATGATGGCACGCGATATATTGGGGATTCCTGTGTCGACTTTCTCACATGAATTGGCGTTTAGTTCTGGAGGGAAAATGCTTGACCCTCAAAGAAGTTCACTTAACCCTGATATTCGAGAAGCTTTGGTTTGTGGGCAAGACTGGTTGCGAACAGAAACAGAAG AGAATAGCACAACTTTCATCCATAATGCTATTCCTATTGCCATGGAGCAGAGCTGA